GGCGAGGGGTCGGTGACGCCGCCCGAAGAGCGAGACGTGGGGCTCGTGTTCCAGGAGTTCGCGCTGTTTCCGCACCTCACCGTCGCCGAGAACATCGCCTTCGGGCTAGACGACCCCGACTCCGCGGCCGCCGAACGGCGCGTCGCCGACCTGCTGGAGTTGGTCGGCCTCGCCGACTACGGGGACCGTTCGCCCGCGGACCTGTCGGGCGGCCAGCGCCAGCGGGTCGCGCTGGCTCGCTCGCTGGCGCCCGAGCCGGACGTGCTGCTGCTCGACGAACCGTTCTCGAACCTCGACGTGAGCCTGCGTGTCCGGATGCGCGAGGAGGTGAAGCGCATCCTCGACGAGGCGGGCGTCACCGCCGTCTCCGTCACCCACGACCAAGAGGAGGCGCTGTCCATCTCCGACCGCGTCGCCGTCGTCAACGAGGGGAAGGTCGAACAGATGGGCGACCCGGGCGAGGTGTTCGAACACCCGACCTCCCGGTTCGTCGCCTCCTTCCTCGGGCAGGCGAGTTTCCTGCCCGCTCGCGTCGGCGAGGACGGCATCGAGACGGCGGTCGGCTCGTACGACCGGGAGCTGTTGAAGGGGCTCGGCGACGGCTACGTCGGCAGCCACGTCGACGTGCTCGTGCGCCCGGACGACCTCCGCGCGACGCCCGTCGGCGACGGCGACGCGGACGGCGAAGTGATCCGGCGCCAGTACACCGGCCCCTCGTTCGTCTACCACGTGAAGCTCCACGACGGGACGGTCCTCCGGTGTCTCCACAACCACACAGAGGAGTTCGAAGTGGGCGAGTCGGTCGCGGTGACACTCGTCGCCGACCACGCGCTCGCGTGGTACCCCGCCCAGTAGATGTCCGACGGGTCGACGGGGGGCGACGACCGCGACGCGTCGCCACCGCCGACTGCGGTGCTCCGTGACCTGCTCCCGGCGAGCGTCGCGACCACCGACGCCGGTCGGGTCGCCGCCGTGTTGCTCGCGGGCGTCGCCGCGGCGGTCGCCGTCCTCGTCGCCGGCCAACTGTTCCCGTTCCACTCGCTGAACCACGACGAGGGCGTCTACCTCCAGCAGGCTGAACTGCTGTTGTCCGGGCGCCTGTTCCTCCGCCCGCCCGTCGCGGACGCGTTCCGCCCGTGGTTCTTCGTCGAGAGCGAGCGCGGCCTCTACTCGAAGTACGCGCCCGTCCCGGCAGCCGTGTTCGCCCTCGGCAAACTCCTGGGCGGCTACACGGTCGCACTGGCGGGCATCGCCGCCGGCCTGGTCGCCGGAACCGTCGCGCTCGGCAGGGAGGTGTTCGACTGGCGTGTCGGCACGCTCGCCGGGGTCCTTCTCCTCGCGACGCCGCTGTTCGTCGTCCACGCGGGCGTGTTCCTCCCGTACGCGCTGACCGCCGCGCTGAACGTCGCCTTCGCCGTGTGGTACCTCCGAGGGGAACGGCGCGCGAGTCGTCGCGACGCGACGCTCGCCGGCGCCGCCGTCGGCCTCGCGTTCTTCGCGCGACCGTACACCGCGGTGTTGTTCGCCCTTCCGTTCGTACTCCACGCGGTCGCCACGCTCGGGCTGTCGGGTGCGTGGCGGACGCCAGTCGCGACGCTCGGGGTCGGCGGTGCCGGTGGAGACGGCGGGCGCGGCGACACCGTCGACGACGACGCACGAGCGCTGTTCGGTCGCCGCCTCATCACCGCGACGCTCGGGAGCGCGGGGGTCGCCGCCGCGCTGGGGTACAACGCCGTCGTCACCGGCGACCCGCTGGTGTTCCCGTATCTCGCGTTCGCCCCGGAGGACGGCGTCGGCTTCGGCGAACGCGCCATCCTCGGCCACGAAGTGAACTACACCCTCGACCTGGCGCTGGAGGCGAACGCGCTCGTGCTCCGCACGCTGTTCACCGACTGGGTGGTCGCGGGCACCGTGGGTACCGGCGTCGCCGCCTGCGGGGTTGCGCTCGCGCTCGCCGGGCGGACGACCGCAGGCGAAGACGGGGCGACGGCGCGACTCCGGCGCGGACTGCTCGCGGCCACGTTCGCGACGGTCGCCGCCGGCAACGTCGCGTTCTGGGGGAACTACAACGTCCTCGGCGCACTCGACGAGCCGACGGACGGACTCATCTACTACCTCGGGCCGTACTACCACTACGACCTGATCGTCCCGACGGCGGTGTTCGCGGCAGTGGCACTGGTTGCCGGCGGCGACGTGCTCGCGGCGCGGACGCGCGCGCTGGCGGCCAGCGAGCGCGTCGACCGGCGGGCGGTCGGCGCCGTCGCGGTCGCGGTGCTGGTCGTCGCGAGCGGTGCTGGCGCCGCCGTCTCGGCGGGAGCGGTGACGGAGACGACCGACCGCAACGAAGCCGTGACCGCCGAGTTGCGTGCGGGGTACGGGCCGCTGGCAGACGGCGGGGCGCCCGACGACGCCGTCGTGTTCCTGCCGACGCCGTACGGCCCGTGGCTCAACCACCCGTTCCAGACACTCCGCAACGACCCCGGCTACGACGGGGACACCGTGTACGCGCTCGGCGACACCCGCGAGTTGGCGGTGAGCGAGGCGTTCCCCGACCGGGCGCTGTACCGCTACGTGTACGCCGGGTCGTGGGTTCCCGTGGACGACTCGACTGTTCGGGGCACGCTCCGGGAGGTGGACCGCGTCGCCGGCGAGCGCGTCGTCGTCGACGTGACGCTCGACCGCCCCGACACCGCCGCCGGCACGACCGTCCGCGTGACGACCGACGAGGGGTCGGCATATCTCGTCGCGACCGACGACGCCGGCCCGCTGACGCTCCGGGTTGTCGCCGACGGAGAGCGCGTGACCGTCACCGGCGAGGGCGTCGAACCGAGCGGCCCGGACACCGACGCCAACGTCGCGCTCGACGACGTCGACGAGGTCGCCGTCGAGGTGTACGTCGCCACCGGCCCCTCCTCGGGGTACAGCCACCAGATCGTGTTCCCGGTCGAGCGGACGAGCGACGGCGACGTTCGGGCGCTGTCACCGACGGTCGAGACGTGCCCGGTGCCGACGCGGTGTGTCCCGCAGGGCGTCGGCGACACACCGTCGGACCGCGGCGTGACCGTCACCGTGTCGAACGCCACGCGAGACGCGTAACACCCCCTACCCGACGGATCGCGGCGAGAGGGGATCGCCGCACCGGTTTATGCTCTCTCGGAAACACGTCTGGGTATGGAACTCGTTCGCACGGTCGCCACACGCACCCCGAGCCGCGCGCGGGTCCGCCGCTTCGGCTACCTGTACGTCCTGGGGCTGCTCGGCGTCGCGGCCGCCGCGGCGACGACCCTCGTCGTCGGACCGCTCCCGTCACCGTTGGCGTCGCTGTCGCCGGTGGTGGCGTTCCTCCTCGTCGCGCTCCAGCCGGCGGTCCTCCTCGCCGTCGCCGTCGTCGTCGGTGGCTACGCCGCGCCACGGGTCGGCCTCCGATCGCACGTGCGAGCGTACGCGAGCGGGAACATGGCCGCGTGGCACGGATTCCGATCGGAGCTCCGAACCGCCGTCCTGCTGGGCGCGCTCGCGGGTGGCACGCTGTTGGTGCTTGGGTGGCTCGTCGGCCCCGTCGGCGCCGTCTCCGGGGAGAGGGCGACGGTCGCCACGGTGCTCGCGGGCGTGCCGCTGCGCTTCCTCTACGGCGGCATCACCGAGGAGTTACTGCTGCGGTGGGGCCTGCTGTCCGCCGTGGCGGCGCTGTTGTGGCGCGTAGGCGGGGGCGACCACGGTCGACTGTCGTCGCCAGTCGCGTGGGCGGCCATCCTCGTCGCGGCGGTGCTGTTCGGCGTCGGGCACCTCCCGACGGCGGCGACGCTGTACGGCGAACTCACACCCGACGTCGTCGCCTTCGTCGTCCTCGGTAACTCGCTCGGCGGCGTCGCCTACGGCTGGCTGTTCTGGCGCCACAGCCTGGAAGCGGCGATGGTCGGTCACGCCACCACCCACGTCGTGTTCGTGGCGGCGTCGCTGGTGTTCCTCCACGTGTGAACTACCGTCCGGCGTCAGGTGGTCGGCTCGTCTGTGTCGTCGGTGTCGTCTGTGTCGTCGGAGTTGTCGGTATCGTCGGTGTCGTCGGTTCCCTCGACCTCGTCGTCCGGACCAGTCACCTCGTCGGACTCACCGCCGTCGGCGCGAACGGCCGCGCGGCGCTC
This genomic interval from Halobaculum marinum contains the following:
- a CDS encoding ABC transporter ATP-binding protein, which gives rise to MTDDSHLTDADATDTPTATAGDADGTDPATDGGTTVGAADGVDDGVANDPVVGGTDGVDADEAVGEPVLELSDVIKRFGSETAVSGMDLTVREGELVTLLGPSGCGKTTTLRMIAGLEAPTEGTIAVAGDVVAGEGSVTPPEERDVGLVFQEFALFPHLTVAENIAFGLDDPDSAAAERRVADLLELVGLADYGDRSPADLSGGQRQRVALARSLAPEPDVLLLDEPFSNLDVSLRVRMREEVKRILDEAGVTAVSVTHDQEEALSISDRVAVVNEGKVEQMGDPGEVFEHPTSRFVASFLGQASFLPARVGEDGIETAVGSYDRELLKGLGDGYVGSHVDVLVRPDDLRATPVGDGDADGEVIRRQYTGPSFVYHVKLHDGTVLRCLHNHTEEFEVGESVAVTLVADHALAWYPAQ
- a CDS encoding ArnT family glycosyltransferase, coding for MSDGSTGGDDRDASPPPTAVLRDLLPASVATTDAGRVAAVLLAGVAAAVAVLVAGQLFPFHSLNHDEGVYLQQAELLLSGRLFLRPPVADAFRPWFFVESERGLYSKYAPVPAAVFALGKLLGGYTVALAGIAAGLVAGTVALGREVFDWRVGTLAGVLLLATPLFVVHAGVFLPYALTAALNVAFAVWYLRGERRASRRDATLAGAAVGLAFFARPYTAVLFALPFVLHAVATLGLSGAWRTPVATLGVGGAGGDGGRGDTVDDDARALFGRRLITATLGSAGVAAALGYNAVVTGDPLVFPYLAFAPEDGVGFGERAILGHEVNYTLDLALEANALVLRTLFTDWVVAGTVGTGVAACGVALALAGRTTAGEDGATARLRRGLLAATFATVAAGNVAFWGNYNVLGALDEPTDGLIYYLGPYYHYDLIVPTAVFAAVALVAGGDVLAARTRALAASERVDRRAVGAVAVAVLVVASGAGAAVSAGAVTETTDRNEAVTAELRAGYGPLADGGAPDDAVVFLPTPYGPWLNHPFQTLRNDPGYDGDTVYALGDTRELAVSEAFPDRALYRYVYAGSWVPVDDSTVRGTLREVDRVAGERVVVDVTLDRPDTAAGTTVRVTTDEGSAYLVATDDAGPLTLRVVADGERVTVTGEGVEPSGPDTDANVALDDVDEVAVEVYVATGPSSGYSHQIVFPVERTSDGDVRALSPTVETCPVPTRCVPQGVGDTPSDRGVTVTVSNATRDA
- a CDS encoding CPBP family intramembrane glutamic endopeptidase — protein: MELVRTVATRTPSRARVRRFGYLYVLGLLGVAAAAATTLVVGPLPSPLASLSPVVAFLLVALQPAVLLAVAVVVGGYAAPRVGLRSHVRAYASGNMAAWHGFRSELRTAVLLGALAGGTLLVLGWLVGPVGAVSGERATVATVLAGVPLRFLYGGITEELLLRWGLLSAVAALLWRVGGGDHGRLSSPVAWAAILVAAVLFGVGHLPTAATLYGELTPDVVAFVVLGNSLGGVAYGWLFWRHSLEAAMVGHATTHVVFVAASLVFLHV